From the genome of Argentina anserina chromosome 4, drPotAnse1.1, whole genome shotgun sequence, one region includes:
- the LOC126790732 gene encoding mogroside IE synthase-like: protein MKLDLEEQMGGAAAQSHILVFAFPVQGHINPMVQFAKRLVSKGQRVTVVTTFSASKSIPTPNPTSLGSNLKMEFISDGSKQVAGSESIEESIERFRISATKSLINLITKIRNSSDALQCPLKFVVYHSGMPWVLDVARRQGIDGAPFFTTSLAVATIFHHVHEGTLKLPLEGPRAMMPTMPPLELNDLPSFLSDVESYPAFLKLATNQYSNLKKPNCIFFSSFDKLEKEVLKWMESQDWPVKMIGPTLPSVFLDERLEDDKDYGLSLFKPNVETSMKWLDSKKPGSVVYASFGSLADLSIEQTEELAFGLKNSCFDFLWVVRESEQDKLPKNFEQEISGKGLVVSWCQQLQVLAHEAVGCFLTHCGWNSTLEALSLGVPMVVIPHWADQPTNAKFVEDVWKVGVRVNVNKKSGLATKEEIAVCIKEVMDKEKGMKFRMASLNWKKLANEAVEEGGSSDKNIEEFVEKVSLI from the exons ATGAAGCTGGATTTGGAAGAACAAATGGGTGGTGCTGCCGCTCAGAGCCACATCCTAGTGTTCGCTTTCCCGGTTCAAGGTCATATAAATCCGATGGTTCAATTCGCCAAGCGGCTAGTCTCTAAAGGCCAAAGGGTTACTGTAGTCACCACCTTCTCTGCTAGCAAATCGATACCAACACCGAATCCAACCTCGTTAGGATCCAACCTCAAGATGGAGTTCATCTCAGATGGCTCCAAACAAGTTGCGGGTTCCGAATCTATCGAGGAGTCTATAGAGCGTTTCCGAATCTCAGCCACAAAGTCCTTAATCAACCTCATAACGAAGATCAGGAACAGCAGCGACGCGTTGCAATGCCCTCTCAAGTTCGTGGTGTACCACTCGGGCATGCCGTGGGTTTTAGATGTGGCACGCCGACAAGGCATAGACGGTGCTCCGTTTTTCACAACTTCATTAGCAGTTGCTACCATCTTTCACCATGTCCATGAAGGAACGCTGAAGCTACCCTTAGAAGGGCCAAGGGCAATGATGCCCACCATGCCACCATTAGAGCTCAATGACCTACCGTCGTTTCTCTCCGATGTCGAGTCATACCCAGCTTTTCTTAAGCTTGCCACGAATCAATACTCCAATTTGAAGAAACCAAACTGCATCTTCTTTAGCAGTTTCGATAAGTTGGAAAAAGAG GTACTAAAATGGATGGAGAGCCAAGATTGGCCGGTCAAGATGATAGGACCAACACTTCCTTCAGTTTTCTTGGACGAGCGGTTGGAGGATGACAAAGACTATGGTCTTAGCCTTTTCAAGCCAAATGTGGAGACTTCCATGAAATGGCTGGACAGCAAGAAACCTGGCTCAGTTGTCTATGCCTCATTTGGAAGCTTGGCAGACCTAAGCATAGAGCAAACTGAGGAACTCGCATTTGGTCTTAAAAATAGCTGTTTCGACTTCCTGTGGGTAGTCCGAGAATCCGAACAAGATAAACTTCCTAAGAATTTTGAACAGGAGATATCAGGGAAGGGTCTCGTAGTGAGTTGGTGTCAACAGCTACAAGTCTTGGCTCACGAGGCAGTGGGGTGTTTTCTTACTCACTGTGGATGGAATTCGACTCTCGAAGCGTTGAGCTTGGGAGTACCAATGGTGGTGATTCCGCACTGGGCTGATCAACCCACGAATGCAAAGTTTGTGGAGGATGTGTGGAAAGTCGGGGTTAGGGTTAATGTGAATAAGAAATCTGGTCTCGCAACAAAAGAGGAAATAGCTGTGTGCATTAAGGAGGTCATGGACAAGGAAAAGGGGATGAAGTTTAGAATGGCTTCATTGAATTGGAAGAAATTGGCTAATGAGGCTGTGGAGGAAGGTGGAAGCTCTGATAAGAACATTGAAGAATTTGTAGAAAAAGTTTCATTAATCTGA
- the LOC126792170 gene encoding mogroside IE synthase-like yields the protein MEGKNDEQSHILVLFYPVQGHMNPMLQFSKRLAAKGQKVTMVSTTPASKTMKPGSFRRNLNIEIISDGSEQTPQGSSESLEKSVQRCETEIPKSLNQLIKNIKNNSEENGKYPLKFLVYHYSMPWAFNIAREHGIDAGPFYTTPASVKTICYQYHKGILKLPLENPTTKLPSLPPLQLEDLPSFLSDPNTDPAFIKLAMRQFTNLSEVRWIFHSTFEKLEHEVLEWMANQNLPVKAIGPTVPSMYLDNRLEDDKDYGLNLFEPNVEICMNWLDSKEAGSVVYASFGSLANLTQEQFEELAWGLCNSNHSFLWVVRESEKEKLPANFEGQIAEKGLVVTWCKQLQVLSHKAVGCFLTHCGWNSALEALSLGVPMVGMPHQADHPTVAKYVKDVWKVGVRVKVNEGSVMKEEISACIKKVMDKDEGKEFRNAALVWKELAREAMEMGGSSDKNIEEFLSKIKST from the exons ATGGAAGGCAAGAATGATGAACAAAGTCACATCCTTGTTCTCTTTTATCCAGTTCAAGGTCATATGAACCCAATGCTTCAGTTCTCCAAGCGCCTAGCTGCCAAGGGTCAAAAGGTCACAATGGTCTCAACAACCCCTGCTAGCAAAACCATGAAACCAGGTTCCTTCAGACGTAATCTGAATATCGAAATTATTTCCGATGGGTCCGAACAAACTCCGCAAGGGTCGTCTGAATCTTTGGAGAAATCTGTACAGCGTTGCGAAACTGAAATTCCGAAATCTCTTAATCAGCTGATCAAGAACATCAAGAACAATAGTGAAGAAAATGGAAAGTACCCGCTCAAGTTCCTGGTTTACCACTATAGCATGCCTTGGGCTTTCAACATAGCGCGAGAGCATGGCATAGATGCCGGTCCATTTTATACAACTCCTGCGTCAGTTAAAACCATATGTTACCAGTATCACAAAGGAATATTAAAACTTCCCTTGGAAAACCCTACAACAAAATTGCCTTCCCTTCCACCATTACAACTTGAAGATTTACCATCTTTTCTCTCAGACCCTAATACTGACCCAGCTTTCATTAAACTTGCCATGCGACAATTTACAAATTTGAGCGAAGTAAGATGGATCTTCCATAGCACTTTCGAAAAACTGGAACATGAG GTACTAGAATGGATGGCAAACCAAAACTTACCGGTCAAGGCGATCGGACCAACAGTTCCGTCAATGTATTTGGATAATAGGTTGGAGGATGACAAAGACTACGGTCTTAACCTTTTCGAGCCTAATGTGGAAATATGCATGAATTGGTTAGACTCCAAGGAAGCAGGTTCAGTCGTTTATGCATCATTCGGTAGTTTAGCCAACCTGACTCAGGAACAATTTGAAGAACTAGCATGGGGTCTATGTAACAGCAACCACAGCTTCTTATGGGTAGTCAGAGAATCAGAAAAGGAAAAGCTCCCCGCTAACTTCGAAGGCCAGATAGCAGAGAAAGGTCTTGTAGTAACTTGGTGCAAACAACTCCAGGTTTTATCTCACAAGGCTGTAGGATGCTTTCTTACTCACTGTGGATGGAACTCTGCACTTGAAGCTTTGAGCTTAGGAGTACCAATGGTGGGAATGCCGCACCAAGCCGATCATCCAACTGTTGCGAAATATGTCAAGGATGTGTGGAAAGTAGGAGTTAGGGTAAAGGTGAACGAGGGCTCTGTGATGAAAGAAGAAATAAGTGCGTGTATTAAGAAAGTCATGGACAAAGACGAAGGGAAGGAGTTTAGAAACGCTGCACTAGTTTGGAAGGAATTGGCTAGAGAGGCGATGGAAATGGGCGGAAGCTCTGATAAGAACATTGAGGAATTTCTGTCCAAAATCAAGTCAACTTAA
- the LOC126790637 gene encoding protein ELC-like: MSGPQSEPLSTFLSGVLSQRGPNALPYVEHHKWHIRQQLVALISAYPSLEPKTATYTHNNGHTVNLLQIDGTVPMPFQGVTYNIPVVIWLMDTYPRDAPCVYLNPTRDMIIKRPHPYVNPSGLVTVPYLQNWIFPGSNLLDLARNLSDCFAQDPPLYSSQRPRPNPTPTPTPNPNPNPSLSPSLSNSSYSYTRPVIPPTRPYPPSPYGSGGGGVGSFSRVTEDPTEVYKRNAINKIVEMVHGDMAGLRKAREAEMDGLFNAQVALRQRSEQLGRGLKEMLDEKEGLEQQLQMVLMNSDVLEGWLRENEGKGKGGGGEVDDAFECVDGLSKQMLESTAADLAIEDVVYSLDKAVQDGAVPFDQYLRTVRLLSREQFFHRATSAKVRAVQMQSQVANMAARLTHYVAS, from the coding sequence ATGTCAGGCCCCCAATCGGAGCCCCTCTCGACGTTCCTCAGCGGCGTCCTCTCGCAGCGCGGCCCCAACGCCCTCCCTTACGTGGAGCACCACAAATGGCACATCCGGCAGCAACTCGTCGCCCTCATCTCCGCCTACCCCTCCCTGGAGCCCAAGACCGCCACCTACACCCACAACAACGGCCACACCGTCAACCTCCTCCAGATCGACGGCACCGTCCCCATGCCCTTCCAGGGCGTCACCTACAACATCCCCGTCGTCATCTGGCTCATGGACACCTACCCCCGCGACGCCCCTTGCGTCTACCTCAACCCCACGCGCGATATGATCATCAAGCGCCCCCACCCCTATGTCAACCCCTCCGGCCTCGTCACCGTCCCTTACCTCCAGAACTGGATCTTCCCCGGTTCCAATCTCCTCGACCTCGCTCGCAACCTCAGCGACTGCTTCGCTCAGGATCCGCCGCTCTACTCCTCCCAGCGCCCCCGCCCTAATCCCACTCCCACTCCCACtccaaaccctaaccctaacccTAGTCTCTCGCCGAGTCTGTCCAATTCGTCTTATTCTTACACTCGCCCGGTGATCCCGCCGACGAGGCCGTACCCGCCGTCGCCGTACGGcagcggaggaggaggagtagGGTCGTTCTCGCGGGTGACGGAGGACCCGACGGAGGTGTACAAGCGGAATGCGATTAATAAGATTGTAGAGATGGTGCACGGGGACATGGCCGGGCTGAGGAAGGCGAGGGAGGCGGAGATGGACGGGCTGTTCAACGCACAGGTGGCGCTGCGGCAGCGGTCGGAGCAGTTAGGGAGGGGCTTGAAGGAGATGCTGGACGAGAAGGAGGGTTTGGAGCAACAGCTGCAGATGGTGTTGATGAATTCTGATGTTCTGGAGGGGTGGCTGAGAGAGAACGAAGGGAAGGGCAAGGGCGGCGGTGGTGAGGTGGATGATGCGTTTGAGTGCGTGGATGGGCTCTCGAAGCAGATGTTGGAGAGCACGGCGGCGGATTTGGCGATAGAGGATGTTGTGTATTCGTTGGATAAGGCTGTGCAGGATGGGGCTGTGCCGTTTGACCAGTACTTGAGGACTGTCAGGTTGCTGTCGAGGGAGCAGTTCTTTCATCGCGCGACGTCGGCCAAGGTCAGGGCCGTGCAGATGCAGTCACAGGTTGCTAACATGGCTGCTAGGCTCACACATTATGTTGCATCATAG
- the LOC126791230 gene encoding mediator of RNA polymerase II transcription subunit 15a-like produces METSDWRTQLPKDFRENIIKKIIDILKKRTPPFDDPSSQLKKIQSVALKFEEKVYMDSSDQREYVRKIMVKLMAAEGSHPNIVSKSSSNSPCASNPGQSISVQSTDQSQACEVTEQHLLLDVQNNKACAGVSANMAPTRSTVGASSQNPLKLVGNSLGKGIHFNESASNIKQEQVQQHSSRIDSHPNPHHCRQVKQEYIDLQENLQHQNPNLCKQVKQEHVALSRITQQHQLHHQKYNDPQKNHQQLNPNLCKYVKQGHVTPSCITQQHQVHQQHHYQQKLLKNTQQLIPPQSAIKAPILRPSDSHIAPLSDLRQDQISPFKQTSQSLIKNHHQTAFVQTNPHGTPEHLLLQSQKQARVITSRLTPTNLQQNHINGKPNGLRDLHQQHHRLSSQNNSLLQEFKGQSIIRPSANHEAQRNNISVLHESSQLPEGGSSGKRQCEIKIQGETSQIASTFLPNQVQESQPQNLQRQLNSQSQPKQMPSLPSSRSRQMSDIPASTCEQGISNVNNLQEQLYRKVEVLKEKYLSALTGIYQKIACHFEKLNSIPQHPDNIKKLKAMKHMHYTAKYYIMNLSVPKSKITSAFNEKLGLLEDKIVSFINIFDQHKRATLLQHRSTSNVDSMPQSVQLHSQASQGKTRQDENKLQSQSVNLQCIGTNMQHGSMTNVVNDYDSLSEPPILQHDMAHLRQKLTEQDSEKANSLTSVMQVPSESCKLPRGSPQQPNNILSQNPAVRIQQDAKTPNQELQRHKSQRQLVQPKQQVPQQHHQSPELQSGDSTSNSLPISLKPSSQRDPHSSVIEKTDLPLLPTRPTLVISRSSPEDGISSLAPSDSAPVPGDSEKPMSETSLVSYAVNIGGQLSHDVPKVFHTSLDGLNAAEQPIQRLIKMVNLVSSKALSSFASDISSVVCRTDRMSGPDMVQRSGAAIGDLADMTYCHQERYFTRQETTVETRIMKRPRSMPISIEAPENGSMNESLLQYLQLSDMEKFDLDAPAVSYSKRRRLQVNHLLQEITAINQRLIDTVLDIIDDESITSVPSAPILDGKGIIVRCSFVAVTIAPSLNSEQGSDPMFPIQPLRLLVPANYPLCSPIFMDKLKVEVSDDQDLSAQVRSKLDSSLRQLTEPLSLGEIARTWDVCARAVISEYAEQNGGGSFSSRYGTWEDCLSAAAA; encoded by the exons ATGGAAACCAGTGACTGGAGAACTCAGCTTCCCAAAGATTTTCGagaaaatattatcaaaaagaT TATAGACATCCTAAAGAAGCGTACGCCACCATTTGATGATCCTTCATCCCAACTGAAGAAGATACAGAGTGTTGCGTTGAAGTTTGAGGAAAAGGTTTATATGGACTCCAGTGACCAG aGAGAATATGTGAGGAAGATAATGGTAAAGTTGATGGCAGCAGAGGGATCACATCCAAACATCGTGTcgaaatcatcatcaaactctCCCTGTGCCTCAAATCCCG GTCAATCAATTTCTGTTCAATCCACTGATCAGTCTCAAGCATGTGAAGTTACTGAGCAGCATTTATTGCTTGACGTTCAAAATAATAAAGCATGTGCTGGAGTTTCTGCTAATATGGCACCCACACGGTCCACTGTTGGTGCTTCCTCTCAGAATCCGCTGAAGTTGGTCGGAAATTCGTTGGGGAAAGGGATACATTTTAATGAATCTGCCAGTAATATCAAGCAGGAGCAAGTACAGCAGCATTCATCCCGCATTGATTCTCATCCAAATCCACATCACTGTAGGCAGGTCAAGCAGGAATATATTGATCTTCAGGAAAACCTTCAGCATCAAAATCCAAATCTTTGTAAGCAGGTCAAGCAGGAACATGTTGCATTGTCACGCATAACTCAGCAACACCAATTACATCACCAGAAATATAATGATCCTCAGAAGAATCATCAACAACTAAATCCGAATCTGTGTAAGTATGTCAAGCAGGGACATGTTACACCGTCATGCATAACTCAGCAACACCAAGTACATCAGCAGCACCACTACCAGCAGAAACTCTTAAAAAACACTCAGCAACTGATTCCTCCACAATCTGCCATCAAAGCTCCTATTCTACGACCTTCTGATTCACATATTGCTCCACTTTCTGATCTTCGGCAGGATCAGATCTCTCCTTTTAAACAGACATCACAATCTTTGATTAAGAATCATCATCAGACAGCTTTTGTGCAAACAAATCCACATGGTACTCCTGAACACCTTTTACTGCAATCCCAGAAGCAAGCACGTGTGATCACGAGTAGGTTGACTCCTACTAATCTGCAACAAAATCATATAAATGGGAAACCAAATGGTCTCCGTGATTTGCACCAGCAACATCATAGGTTGTCCTCGCAGAACAATAGTTTACTACAGGAATTTAAGGGGCAAAGTATAATTCGTCCAAGTGCAAATCATGAGGCCCAAAGAAACAATATCTCTGTACTACATGAGAGCTCGCAGCTGCCTGAAGGTGGTAGCTCGGGCAAACGTCAATGCGAGATTAAAATACAGGGGGAAACCAGCCAGATTGCTTCAACCTTTTTGCCAAATCAAGTGCAAGAATCACAACCACAGAATCTTCAAAGGCAACTGAACTCTCAGTCACAGCCAAAGCAAATGCCAAGTCTGCCAAGTTCACGGAGCAGGCAAATGTCAG ACATACCAGCTTCCACATGTGAGCAAGGGATCTCAAACGTAAATAACTTGCAAGAGCAGCTCTATCGGAAG GTTGaagttttaaaagaaaaatatttatcAGCACTGACAGGAATCTATCAAAAGATAGCATGTCATTTCGAGAAG CTCAATTCTATCCCTCAACACCCGGACAATATCAAGAAACTTAAAGCAATGAAGCACATGCATTACACTGCCAAATATTACATTATGAATCTAAGTGTGCCCAAAAGCAAAATTACATCTGCTTTCAATGAAAAGCTGGGTTTATTGGAGGACAAAATTGTTTCTTTCATTAACATATTTGATCAGCATAAGCGTGCTACCTTGCTGCAGCATAGAAGTACTTCGAATGTGGATTCTATGCCACAGTCAGTGCAACTTCATTCTCAGGCTTCTCAAGGTAAAACACGGCAAGACGAAAATAAACTGCAATCTCAGTCGGTGAACTTACAGTGTATTGGTACAAATATGCAGCACGGAAGTATGACAAATGTTGTGAATGATTATGATTCTCTATCTGAGCCTCCAATCCTGCAACATGACATGGCGCATTTGCGACAGAAGTTGACCGAGCAAGATTCAGAAAAAGCAAATTCTTTGACGTCAGTAATGCAGGTTCCCTCAGAGTCCTGTAAACTTCCTAGAGGCAGCCCCCAACAACCAAATAATATCTTGTCACAAAATCCTGCAGTTAGAATACAACAGGATGCTAAAACCCCAAATCAAGAACTTCAAAGGCACAAGTCGCAGCGGCAATTAGTACAACCAAAGCAGCAAGTACCACAGCAGCATCATCAATCACCAGAGTTGCAGTCTGGGGATTCAACTTCTAATTCTTTGCCCATAAGTCTTAAACCTTCCTCTCAACGAGATCCACATTCTTCTGTGATTGAAAAGACGGATCTTCCATTGCTTCCTACAAGACCTACTCTTGTCATTTCAAGAAGCTCACCTGAGGATGGAATTTCTTCTCTGGCTCCATCAGATTCAGCACCTGTACCAGGGGATTCTGAGAAACCTATGTCTGAAACATCATTGGTTTCATATGCTGTAAATATTGGAGGTCAACTATCACATGATGTTCCAAAAGTGTTCCATACTTCTCTAGATGGGTTGAATGCTGCTGAGCAGCCTATTCAGAGATTGATTAAAATG GTTAACTTGGTGTCAAGTAAAGCACTAAGTTCTTTTGCTTCAGACATTAGTTCTGTAGTTTGTAGGACTGATAGAATGTCTGGACCAGATATGGTTCAGAGATCTGGAGCTGCGATTGGTGATTTGGCAGACATGACCTATTGTCATCAGGAGAGATACTTCACCCGACAGGAAACTACTGTTGAAACAAGGATAATGAAGCGTCCCAGAAGTATGCCAATTAGCATTGAGGCTCCAGAAAATGGCTCTATGAATGAGAGCTTGTTACAGTACTTACAGCTAAGTGATATGGAAAAGTTTGACTTGGATGCACCTGCAGTATCTTATAGCAAACGGCGTAGGCTTCAG GTGAATCATCTCTTACAAGAAATAACAGCAATCAACCAACGACTAATAGACACTGTTTTAGATATCATTGATGATGAGTCTATTACATCAGTACCCTCAGCTCCAATTCTCGATGGCAAAGGAATCATTGTCAGGTGCTCCTTCGTAGCTGTGACCATTGCTCCTAGTCTGAACTCTGAACAGGGTTCAGATCCAATG TTTCCAATCCAGCCTCTGCGATTGCTTGTTCCTGCAAATTATCCTTTGTGCTCTCCTATATTCATGGACAAGTTGAAAGTGGAAGTCAG TGATGATCAAGATCTTTCAGCACAGGTTAGGTCAAAGCTCGATAGCTCTCTTCGGCAGCTGACAGAACCCTTGTCACTTGGGGAGATAGCAAGGACATGGGATGTATGCGCCCGGGCAGTGATCTCTGAATATGCAGAGCAGAATGGAGGAGGAAGCTTCAGTTCTAGGTATGGCACTTGGGAAGACTGCCTTAGTGCTGCAGCTGCTTGA